Proteins co-encoded in one Aspergillus fumigatus Af293 chromosome 6, whole genome shotgun sequence genomic window:
- a CDS encoding mannoprotein, translated as MLFSRVAPVALLVALATSSLGAVSAKQAIESMNALQNTVSEARRSIEGWNGGLLGVIPVASKLQEVKTSATDTRRTIEQSDAFGEDDQEDVLAAYQQLHPEIVGALNAAEEKAPAFKVAGVAFVARAMMDDLKSEKEKFETTMQGKVPAERYRSAESKVAEVNAAFDSAHKALST; from the exons ATGCTCTTCTCCCGCGTGGCCCCAGTAGCCCTACTCGTCGCCCTCGCGACGTCCTCCCTGGGCGCGGTCAGTGCCAAGCAGGCTATTGAAAGCATGAATGCCCTCCAAAATACCGTCTCTGAGGCCCGCAGAAGCATCGAGGGATGGAACGGCGGCCTTCTAGGCGTCATCCCCGTCGCCAGCAAACTCCAGGAGGTAAAGACCTCTGCCACCGACACACGAAGAACCATCGAGCAGTCCGATGCTTTTGGTGAAGATGACCAGGAGGATGTTCTAGCTGCTTATCAGCAATTGCATCCGGAGATTGTGGGAGCCCTCAATGCAGCAGAAGAGAAG GCACCGGCATTCAAAGTTGCGGGAGTGGCCTTCGTGGCCAGGGCTATGATGGATGATCTCAAAagtgagaaggagaaattcGAGACCACGATGCAGGGAAAGGTCCCTGCTGAGAGGTACCGCAGCGCTGAGTCCAAGGTTGCTGAGGTTAATGCTGCCTTTGATAGTGCTCACAAGGCGCTCTCTACTTAA
- a CDS encoding glycoside hydrolase family 131 protein encodes MRSFISLLAFPASSLAGSVLWSGIFDSSATVEDFDKWSWSNQVGSWQWYIHGSGKTSEYLGLSPDFKNPADTSDAQGVRITIDGTSFWNGQNMERSELIPQTTANLGSGHLYYHFSLSTKTTNAPDASFEHQIAFFESHFTELKYGASGSSDNTLRWYANGQTHWSIQLEPGNWYNFAYDIDFASQKVGLWASNGSDPLTEVVSPVSASTSTNSADWHVGQLRLPNGGASNDAPEDWFWSGIYVEQAPITKEIGSPASSSSSSSSGSSSSTPSTVSSASNPPASTSSSPQATPQPSSTPSTEPTATPASQAVTTPAASAPATNVATPAESSPQLPAPTTAAQLLADLRAALSALLSRSNSVHARDFARRG; translated from the exons ATGAGGTCATtcatttctcttcttgctttCCCCGCTTCCTCACTGGCTGGATCCGTGCTATGGAGCGGCATTTTCGATTCTTCCGCTACCGTCGAGGACTTTGACAAAT GGTCCTGGTCCAACCAAGTTGGATCATGGCAATGGTACATCCATGGCAGTGGCAAAACAAGCGAGTATCTGGGCCTGTCCCCCGACTTCAAAAACCCAGCCGACACGAGCGACGCCCAGGGGGTTCGAATCACCATT GACGGAACCTCCTTCTGGAATGGACAGAACATGGAGCGATCTGAACTCATCCCCCAGACAACTGCCAATCTTGGCTCGGGCCATCTATACTACCACTTCTCCCTGTCCACCAAGACAACAAATGCCCCTGACGCCTCCTTCGAGCATCAGATCGCGTTCTTCGAAAGCCACTTCACTGAGCTCAAGTATGGCGCGTCCGGCTCATCCGACAACACCCTGCGCTGGTATGCAAACGGCCAAACACATTGGTCCATCCAACTGGAGCCAGGCAACTGGTACAACTTCGCCTACGATATCGACTTTGCGTCCCAAAAGGTGGGCCTCTGGGCGTCTAACGGCTCCGATCCCTTGACCGAGGTGGTCTCGCCCGTCAGCGCATCCACCTCTACCAACTCGGCGGACTGGCACGTTGGCCAGCTGCGCCTGCCCAACGGGGGAGCCTCCAACGACGCACCGGAAGACTGGTTCTGGTCTGGCATTTATGTTGAGCAGGCACCTATCACGAAGGAGATTGGTTctcccgcttcttcttcttcttcttcttcttctggttcttccaGCTCGACCCCGTCCACTGTTTCGAGTGCTTCCAACCCTCCTgcttccacttcctccagCCCCCAAGCAACCCCTCAACCGTCTTCTACCCCTTCTACAGAGCCAACTGCAACCCCAGCCTCTCAGGCTGTGACAACGCCTGCCGCCTCTGCGCCCGCCACTAATGTAGCAACCCCCGCTGAATCCTCGCCCCAGCTGCCCGCTCCCACCACTGCTGCACAGCTTCTCGCTGATCTTCGGGCTGCTTTGAGCGCTCTCCTTTCTCGTTCCAACAGCGTGCACGCCCGTGATTTTGCGCGCCGTGGGTAA
- a CDS encoding Zn(II)2Cys6 transcription factor, protein MSPASQGESSLSRRSCIRCNQRKVGCDRKQPCSRCLKAGAECIHSGNKRAPRKLKRPPISKILVHLQELEHEVERLRSTPAGLLFETANQSAVSPYLGTGTNRLSNWEEAEAPRGRLVVRDGQSRYVGDEATVILGDKICDRSSDEESVTDATSTNIGPISKLSVGILGTHQSAGSDTSGSQYLQRLQVQALWHVYRENVAPMIAILHTPSIEAMLREGYANKDSILQPEQEALILAICFAAVVSMTPQQCLSILGGGHDAYIHKYRVAVERALAGANLISTQNMRVLQAAVLFLLCLRRCCDSRLVWAEAAIVVRVAQRQGMHRDGQRQGLTPFEIEMRRRLWWHICILDMLCSEDQGTDTQIWPGMFDTKLPSNIDGDELTPGLTTLPPLRRGYTDITLCIIHCEMMSNLYWAGKSLDEDARQPSTSEKEKLLSTLANRLEVLYLHNFDLDIPIQWVTVVIARLTLSKGWLVHRLNASTAGRDPAATNDEIFHMAVEIVKFATLIQNNESTSQWAWLCKSYKQRHVVAYILSELCVRPSRPRQSTPGRW, encoded by the exons ATGTCCCCCGCCTCTCAAGGGGAAAGCAGCCTATCCAGACGCAGCTGCATCCGATGCAACCAGAGGAAGGTCGGATGTGATCGAAAACAACCTTGTAGCCGATGCCTCAAAGCCGGGGCCGAATGCATCCACTCGGGGAACAAGCGAGCCCCGCGGAAGCTGAAACGGCCCCCGATCTCCAAGATTCTGGTCCACCTTCAGGAGCTAGAACATGAGGTTGAACGGCTGCGGTCGACGCCCGCGGGTCTCTTGTTTGAGACTGCCAATCAGTCAGCCGTGAGTCCTTACTTAGGTACCGGTACCAATCGCTTGAGTAATtgggaggaggcggaggctCCGAGAGGCAGACTGGTAGTCCGGGATGGACAAAGTCGGTATGTGGGCGACGAGGCCACGGTCATTCTCGGGGATAAG ATCTGTGACAGATCTTCCGACGAGGAGAGTGTGACAGATGCCACCAGTACCAATATTGGGCCCATATCTAAACTCTCAGTAGGAATTCTGGGAACGCATCAATCTGCGGGTTCCGACACAAGCGGTAGCCAGTACCTACAACGACTACAGGTTCAAGCACTGTGGCATGTCTACCGGGAAAATGTGGCGCCCATGATCGCCATCCTGCACACACCCTCGATCGAGGCTATGTTACGTGAGGGCTATGCAAACAAGGACTCCATATTACAACCTGAACAGGAAGCTCTCATTCTGGCCATATGCTTTGCCGCCGTGGTGAGCATGACGCCGCAGCAGTGTCTGTCCATCCTCGGCGGTGGTCACGATGCCTACATCCACAAGTACAGAGTCGCCGTGGAGCGGGCTCTGGCTGGGGCCAACCTGATCAGTACCCAGAACATGCGGGTCCTACAAGCTGCAGTCTTGTTTCTGTTGTGTCTTCGCCGGTGCTGCGATTCGCGGCTCGTATGGGCCGAGGCGGCGATTGTGGTCCGCGTCGCGCAGCGCCAAGGGATGCATCGGGATGGTCAGCGGCAGGGACTGACCCCCTTTGAGATCGAAATGCGCCGCCGACTGTGGTGGCACATCTGCATTCTCGACATGCTCTGCTCGGAGGACCAGGGGACGGATACACAGATCTGGCCAGGGATGTTCGACACGAAGCTTCCATCGAACATCGACGGGGACGAACTCACGCCGGGGCTAACCACACTGCCACCTCTGCGACGGGGGTATACCGATATTACTTTGTGTATCATCCATTGCGAGATGATGTCTAATTTGTACTGGGCCGGTAAGTCTCTAGACGAGGACGCACGGCAACCGTCCACGtctgagaaggagaagctcctaTCGACGCTGGCAAACCGTCTCGAGGTGCTATATCTGCATAACTTCGATTTGGACATCCCAATACAGTGGGTGACGGTCGTGATTGCCCGTCTCACGCTGTCCAAGGGATGGTTGGTGCATCGCCTCAACGCCTCAACGGCGGGCCGAGACCCCGCAGCTACAAACGACGAGATCTTCCACATGGCGGTTGAGATCGTCAAGTTTGCGACTTTAATACAAAACAACGAGAGCACCTCTCAGTGGGCGTGGCTCTGCAAAAGTTACAAGCAACGACACGTTGTGGCATACATTCTTTCCGAGCTATGCGTGCGTCCGTCACGCCCGAGACAGAGCACGCCTGGGAGGTGGTGA
- a CDS encoding NmrA-like family protein, whose amino-acid sequence MAITVGVAGITGKFARRVVTHLQKHSDVSIRGFCRDPSKVPERISSSHKVTLFKEEAFDVEAVRAFAQGCDVLICCYLGDDKLMIDGQKVLIDACEELGVPREYLATKQKVKGVHILVGGFMEPVLSPFFNILDPQTNTFRYWGEGDEVMEGTTYDNAAEFTVAVARDTTATGIVRFLGGRARICEIAQSYEKAYGVKADLQRLGSLDDPYKLMHEKREQNPSDIYSYMSLFFYYYWVNGQTLVGPETDNAKYPEVKPVSWEGFMSQWPLQQLPTAYFALNA is encoded by the exons ATGGCCATCACTGTTGGTGTCGCCGGTATCACCGGAAAGTTTGCCCGCCGCGTTGTTACTCACTTGCAGAAGCACTCGGACGTCAGTATCCGAGGCTTCTGCCGCGATCCCAGCAAAGTCCCCGAGCgcatctcctcgtcgcaCAAGGTGACTCTGTTCAAGGAAGAGGCCTTTGACGTCGAGGCTGTCCGCGCCTTTGCACAGGGCTGTGACGTGCTGATATGCTGCTACCTGGGCGATGACAAGCTCATGATCGATGGCCAGAAGGTCCTGATCGATGCCTGTGAGGAGCTCGGCGTCCCCCG GGAGTACCTAGCGACGAAGCAGAAGGTCAAGGGCGTGCATATTCTGGTCGGAGGCTTTATGGAGCCTGTGCTGAGccccttcttcaacatcctTGATCCTCAGACCAACACCTTCCGCTACTGGGGGGAGGGAGACGAGGTCATGGAGGGAACCACGTACGATAATGCTGCTGAATTCACCGTGGCGGTGGCACGGGATACCACGGCCACTGGCATCGTCCGCT TCCTTGGCGGCCGTGCCAGAATCTGCGAGATCGCCCAGTCGTACGAGAAGGCGTACGGTGTCAAGGCCGATCTCCAGCGATTGGGATCCTTAGATGATCCGTACAAACTCATGCACGAGAAACGCGAGCAGAATCCCTCCGACATCTACAGCTACATGTCGTT GTTTTTCTACTACTACTGGGTCAACGGTCAGACCCTGGTTGGCCCCGAGACGGACAATGCCAAGTACCCCGAGGTAAAGCCTGTCAGCTGGGAAGGTTTTATGTCGCAGTGGCCGTTGCAGCAATTGCCCACAGCGTACTTTGCTCTGAATGCTTAG
- a CDS encoding RTA1 domain-containing protein produces MSLWAREPTTGADASYQTAVWAYYRYYPSKAAAILFTILFLITTFVHLYQLFRRRTWFFIPFVIGGFFEWVGYLGRILSSQESPNWSMGPYIQQTLLLLLAPALFAASVYMMLGRIVVLLDAEHLCIIKKKWLTKFFVCGDVLSFTVQAAGGGVMASGSLSAVHNGEKIVIAGLLIQILFFGLFIVTCAIFHWRLIKGQTEKAIELNSAWRKHLWILYAVNFLIMIRSVFRLIEYAMGNNGYLLRHEAFLYVFDGVLMLAAMILFNIVHPSSLIPSRRKSLEQDSSAA; encoded by the exons ATGTCTCTCTGGGCTCGCGAACCGACGACAGGAGCAGATGCCAGCTACCAAACTGCAGTGTGGGCATACTATCGATACTATCCGTCCAAGGCAGCCGCCATCCTCTTCACTATTCTGTTTCTGATCACTACCTTTGTCCATCTATATCAGCTGTTTCGTCGCCGGACTTGGTTTTTCATTCCCTTTGTGATTGGGGGCTTCT TTGAATGGGTTGGATATCTTGGCCGTATCCTGTCCAGTCAGGAAAGCCCCAACTGGTCAATGGGGCCCTATATCCAACAAACcctcttgctcttgttgGCCCCAGCGCTATTCGCAGCTTCGGTTTACATGATGCTTGGACGGATTGTGGTGCTACTAGATGCTGAGCACCTTTGCATAATCAAGAAAAAGTGGCTCACAAAATTTTTCGTGTGTGGTGACGTTTTATCTTTCACTGTCCAGGCTGCTG GTGGCGGTGTTATGGCCAGTGGTTCTCTCTCAGCCGTACACAATGGTGAGAAGATTGTTATCGCAGGCCTTCTTATACAGATTCTTTTTTTCGGCCTCTTCATTGTTACCTGCGCGATCTTCCACTGGCGTCTGATCAAGGGTCAGACAGAGAAAGCAATAGAATTGAACAGCGCCTGGCGTAAACACCTGTGGATCCTCTATGCAGTCAACTTCCTCATTATGATTCGGTCAGTGTTTCGGCTCATTGAGTATGCAATGGGTAACAACGGCTATCTGCTGCGGCACGAGGCATTCCTCTATGTATTTGATGGAGTTCTTATGCTAGCGGCCATGATCCTGTTTAATATCGTCCATCCCAGCAGTCTGATACCGAGCAGGAGGAAAAGCCTCGAGCAGGATTCCTCCGCAGCCTAA